Proteins from a single region of Acidimicrobiales bacterium:
- a CDS encoding 1,4-dihydroxy-2-naphthoate polyprenyltransferase: MNRWVVGARPRTLPAAVVPVLVGTAAAAGEADVVAWRAAAALVVALAVQVGTNYVNDYADGVRGADAHRVGPVRLVASGLAAPASVKRAAVASFAVAAVAGLALAAAVGWELVVVGAACFAAGWLYTGGPRPYGYAGLGEVFVFVFFGLVATVGSAYVHTGGVTGLAVAAAVPVGLLATALLVVNNLRDIPTDAAAGKRTLAVRLGQPGTRALYTALVVGAFVAVPFVAGLSGRPLAAVSLAAVLPARRPVETVLSGATGPALVPALALTGRAQLVFGVLFALGLWVGA, from the coding sequence GTGAACCGCTGGGTGGTGGGGGCGAGGCCCCGCACCCTTCCGGCCGCGGTGGTCCCCGTGCTCGTCGGGACGGCGGCCGCGGCCGGCGAGGCCGACGTGGTCGCCTGGCGGGCCGCCGCCGCGCTGGTCGTCGCCCTCGCCGTGCAGGTCGGCACCAACTACGTCAACGACTACGCCGACGGCGTGCGGGGCGCCGACGCCCACCGGGTCGGGCCCGTCCGCCTGGTGGCGTCCGGCCTGGCCGCACCGGCGTCCGTGAAGCGGGCGGCCGTCGCCTCCTTCGCCGTCGCCGCCGTCGCCGGGCTGGCGCTCGCCGCCGCGGTCGGCTGGGAGCTGGTCGTCGTCGGGGCGGCGTGCTTCGCCGCCGGCTGGCTGTACACCGGCGGCCCCCGCCCCTACGGCTACGCCGGGCTCGGCGAGGTGTTCGTGTTCGTGTTCTTCGGGCTGGTGGCCACGGTCGGCAGCGCCTACGTGCACACCGGCGGGGTGACCGGGCTGGCCGTCGCGGCCGCCGTGCCCGTCGGCCTCCTGGCCACCGCCCTACTCGTCGTCAACAACCTGCGCGACATCCCGACGGACGCGGCCGCCGGCAAGCGGACGCTCGCCGTCCGCCTCGGCCAGCCCGGCACCCGGGCCCTCTACACCGCCCTCGTCGTCGGCGCGTTCGTGGCTGTCCCGTTCGTGGCCGGGCTGTCGGGCCGGCCGCTGGCGGCCGTCTCCCTGGCCGCCGTGCTGCCGGCCCGCCGCCCGGTGGAGACCGTGCTGTCGGGGGCGACCGGGCCGGCGCTCGTGCCGGCGCTGGCCCTCACCGGCCGGGCCCAGCTCGTGTTCGGCGTGCTGTTCGCGCTCGGCCTGTGGGTCGGCGCGTGA